TTTTGTTTGTCAGAACGTACAATCAGGCGAACGTGCGGATTAAGTCGCCGTGCTGCAAACGCTGCTTCTATATTTATCCGCTCATTTCTTGTGACTAAAAGTATTGAGCGACATTGCTTTATACCTGCCTGCTCTAAAACACAAGGCTTGCGGCAGTCACCGATGATTAATTTTTCTAGCAAGCTTGGTACTTCTGGGACTTCCCAATGTTCGGGTTGTACATCGTCAATGGCGTTAACTTTAACATCGTATTCCTTTAAAACTGCAACACAATGCTGACCTAAACTTTGGAGTCCGCATACTAAGAAAAGGTCTTGGGTTTTTTTGGGATTGTTGCTAGGAGGGGGATGCACTTTCTGTTGATAGCAGCAGTCAATACTGCTAACAGTACGTGTTTGGTAGGATTATATCTTACCATTCGGGTAATGTATCCCTTCACTTACACAACTAAAGAGGTTTTCTGACTATAGCAATCCTATTTGAGTTGTGAAAAATGTAGATTAGAAAACGAACCGCAAAGGACGCATAGACGCGGAGCGGCTTCCCGCAGGGTAGGGCGCAAAGGGAGGAAAGAAGAAAGAGAGATGTGATTTTCACGAATGATTTAGGACTGCTATATGTAAAAAATTACTTCTTAATAATATTCTCTGAGGATTGAGAGAGAAGTTTAAGAAAGTAAACTAGCAGAATTTACATCTAAAAATAACGTCGCTTGGGATTGTTGACGAAGAATAGAAGCCGGGCAATCTGTAGTTATAGCTCCTTGCAACATTTCTTTTACCACATTCGCTTTACGTTTTTCTGGAGCAAGACAGATAATTTTTTTAGCTGAACAAATTGCTGAGATGGTGACAGTAAAAGCATATTGTGGGACAGTTTCTAGATTTGGAAATTGACCTGTACTAACTTGTTGCTGACGGTTCACTGTATCCAGTTTTACTAGTTTCACACTATAAGGATCTTGAAAATTTGCTACTGCTGGATCGTTAAAAGCCAAATGTCCATTTTCGCCAATACCAAGACAGCATAAGTCTATTGGTTGCGCTTGCAATAATTTTGTGTAGCGATCGCACTCGTTTACTGGTTGCAGCGTATCACCTTCTATATAGTGAAACTCTTTAGGAGCAACCCGCTTCTCTACACGTTCTCGCATATAGCGCCGGAAACTCGCAGAATGGTCAGCAGTAATTCCCAAATATTCATCTAGATGGAACAGAATAATCCGCGACCAATCTACGCCACCCAATGCAATCAAAGCATCGAGAAATTTGAGTTGAGAGTTACCTGTTGCTAACAATACAGCAGCTATATCTTGTTGTTTGAGAACTTGCTGTAAATGCTTTTGGGCGATTTCGGCAACATCTTCGGCCATTTCGACTTCAGAGTTATAAATCTGCACTAATAAATCATCAACGCGAAAAAAGTTTGTAGCGGTTAGCATTTGCTTACATAGAAGGTTATCAATAATTCACCAGAGGCTTACGTCACAGTGTAAGTATTCCCCTCTATTGACATAGAACAATCACTCAGCACAAAAACAATGTAAACTATGTAAATTAAGTTAACAATTATTTACATTTTACCAAAAAATCATGCTAGCTGCAATTCTCTTTGACCTCGACGGCACTATTGTCAATACCGACCCCATACACTACCGAGCTTGGCGGGAAATGCTGTTAAATTACAGCCTAGAAATTGACGAAACATTTTATAAATCCAGAATTAGCGGGCGGCTAAATCCAGAAATTGTTAAGGATATTTTGCCACAATTATCAACCACAGAAGGGCAGAAATTTGCAGACGAAAAAGAGGCGCTTTTCCGCAAACTCGCCTCGAATCTTAAACCATTGAATGGATTTTCTGAACTACTAGCATGGACAGAGACACATGAGTTAAAGCGAGCATTAGTAACTAATGCTCCTAGATTAAATGCAGAATTTATGCTAGAGGTATTGGGAATAAAAGAAGCTTTCCATACAGTTGTTGTAGCGGATGATTGTGTAGCAGGGAAACCTGACCCTGCGCCCTACCAAGTCGCTCTGAATAAGTTGGCGATTTCAGCAGAGGAAGCGATCGCATTAGAAGACTCTCCCTCTGGTATTCGGGCGGCGGTGAGCGCAGATATCCGCACTATTGGTATCGCTTCTACCCACGATCCGCAATTTTTACAAGAAGTTGGCGCATTTATGGCAATTCCAGATTTTACTGATTTGCAGTTGTGGACATTGCTCAACTCACTCATTGAGCCAGATTTAAGTGCGATCGCTTCTAACCTGTAAACGCAAAATCTGAGAATATTAAGAGTAGAGATGCAAATTTTGCCTCTCTACTTATTTTTCCGCCAAAATCGTGTAAATTTCCCGTTTAACTTGCTCTAAAAGCTCACGCACCCGATTTATTCGCTCCACATTGCCACTACGAGCAACCTGCACTACAACAGCAGCTAATTCTGTTGCAGCATTCCGCAACTCAATAAACTCTTGGGGCTTACCTGTCACGAAACTTTTGACGGTATCCCAAGGAGTATCAGAAGTTTCTTGTTGGGCACGTTCTGCCAATAATTTTCTACCTTCATCGGTAATCGTGTAAATCCGCTTGCCACCTTCCTGGGCGCTCTTGAGATAACCCCCTTCCTCCAGCAATTGGAGTGTTGGATACACTGAACCAGGACTGAGGCGACGGAAACCACCATAACGAGTTTCCATCTCTTTAATCAGGTCGTAACCATGACTAGGATGCTCGGATAACAATTCCAGCAGGATGAACTTGATGTCACCCCGACGAGTCCGATGTTCATCTCCCCAACCACGACCAAACATTTCATTACCAAAGTGTTTGTCACGATCTCTACCATGATGTCTACCATGCCCAAACCAAGACCTGACAAGCAAGAAATCATCCTCGTTAACTCCTGCCCATGCAGGTGTACCAAAGCGTGAACGAAAGTGTCTAAACATAAATCAATCTCAAATCAACTTTCTCTAATATACGATATATCGGAATATATCACGATATATCGGAATAGAATTTTGATGAAGATTTATGAAGTAAGCAATTGTGCCAACGCAAAGCTTAAGAAGAATTCAGAATCAAGGCGCTCGTGACGCTCTTAGCGTTGCTATCAATACACTAAAACACTTGTAGAGACAGCGATTTATCGCGTCTCTTAGGCTGTGCGTAAACGTTCAATATCCCTGATCGGCGGCGCACCGAACATCCGGGAATATTCGCGGCTGAACTGTGAGGGGCTTTCATAACCCACCTGATAGGCAGCATTCGCCGCATCGGAGTTTTCGGCAAGCATCAGACGACGTGCTTCCAACAGTCTTAATTGCTTTTGATATTGAAGCGGACTCATCGATGTCACTTTCTTGAAATGGTGATGGAAAGATGAAGGAGACATACTTGCCTGCCCAGCTAGCTCCTCAACCCGCATCGGCTTTGTAAAATCAGCCTTGATGAGTTTTATCACCTCGGCGATGCGCTGCATATTGCTGCCAGATGTTGCTATTTGGCGAACAGCTTCGCCCTGTTCACCCATTAGAAGGCGATAATAGATTTCGCGGATAATCATCGGCGCAAGGATCGGGATATCCTGGGGCGTATCTAAAAGCCGTGTTAGTCTCATAGCGCAATCGAGCAACGGTGCATCGATGGTGCTAACAAATAAGCCTCTGACAGAGTTCTTCTTCTCCTCAATCACATTGGTTTGAGCAGTAATAATATCGCAGAGTTGACGTGGATCTAGATTCAGCTTGAATCCTAAATAGGGTTTCTCTGGGGTTGCCTCAACGATAAACGCACTTAATGGCAAATCAACCGAGACTACCAGATATTGAGCCGCGCTATAACGATAGGTTTCATCACACAGCAACGCTTCCTTTTTACCCTGAACAAGGATGGCAAGGATAGGTTCGCAGACACCTTGTAGTGTAGTGGAAACAGAAGATTCTCGCTGAAATTCCAGCTGCTCAATACCTGTTTTATGAAAACCGTCCCCTTTGCCATCAGTGCGACGAGTGACTAGTGCTGCCAATTCTTGACATTGATGAGCGATCGCACTTTGGTTTATGACTTGGTTGATGATTTTGCTCGTCACCATGTTCTTCGATTAATTTAATCATCCTCTTGTAGGCATTGTAGAACATCGATTTGGAGAATTAGGCAATAAAGCGCGAGGTTTGTGTATTTCAAACCTTTGCACTTACTCATACGATGAACACATCCAAAATTTAAATAAACCTCAACAGAGGGAAAAATAACCATGTTAAACGTAGAAAATAAAGTCATTGCGATCGCTGGAGCCAGTAGCGGTATTGGTGAAGCCACAGCTAAGTTACTCGCTAAAAATGGTGCAAAAGTCGTTTTAGGGGCACGGCGCACCCAAAAGCTAGAAAAGATTATCGAGGAGATCCGTAACCAGGGTTATATAGCGGAATTCAAAGCGGTGGATGTTACGAATCGTGAGGATATGAAAGCGTTCATTCACTTCGCCAAAGATAAGTTTGGTCGTGTCGATGTCATCTTTAACAATGCAGGCGTGATGCCCCTATCGCCGATGAATGCCCTGAAAGTCGAGGAATGGGACAACATGATTAATGTGAATATCCACGGCGTATTGAATGGTATTGCTGCTGGTTTACCAATCATGGAAGCGCAAGGCAGTGGACAGTTTATCAATACCGCGTCCATCGCCGCGCACATGGTAGGGCCTACCAGCGCGGTCTATTCCGCGACAAAATTTGCTGTTTGGGCCATATCCGATGGATTACGTCAAGAATCGAAAAATATTCGCGTGACAATAATATCCCCTGGCGTGGTTGAGACTGAACTCGGCTCTGATATCACAGATGAATCAGCAACAGGCTTCTTGAAAGAACTTCGGAAAATCGCACTGACCCCAGATGCGATCGCTAGAGCCGTCTTATATGCCGTATCCCAACCGGATGATGTTGATATCAATGAAGTGATTGTCCGTCCGACGGCAAGCGCATTCTAACTTTGGGAGCGCATTGAAGAGGTATTGGGCATTGAAAATAGGCAGAGGGGAAAACTCTTCTCCCCTACTC
The Nostoc punctiforme PCC 73102 genome window above contains:
- a CDS encoding AraC family transcriptional regulator; its protein translation is MVTSKIINQVINQSAIAHQCQELAALVTRRTDGKGDGFHKTGIEQLEFQRESSVSTTLQGVCEPILAILVQGKKEALLCDETYRYSAAQYLVVSVDLPLSAFIVEATPEKPYLGFKLNLDPRQLCDIITAQTNVIEEKKNSVRGLFVSTIDAPLLDCAMRLTRLLDTPQDIPILAPMIIREIYYRLLMGEQGEAVRQIATSGSNMQRIAEVIKLIKADFTKPMRVEELAGQASMSPSSFHHHFKKVTSMSPLQYQKQLRLLEARRLMLAENSDAANAAYQVGYESPSQFSREYSRMFGAPPIRDIERLRTA
- a CDS encoding SDR family oxidoreductase, giving the protein MLNVENKVIAIAGASSGIGEATAKLLAKNGAKVVLGARRTQKLEKIIEEIRNQGYIAEFKAVDVTNREDMKAFIHFAKDKFGRVDVIFNNAGVMPLSPMNALKVEEWDNMINVNIHGVLNGIAAGLPIMEAQGSGQFINTASIAAHMVGPTSAVYSATKFAVWAISDGLRQESKNIRVTIISPGVVETELGSDITDESATGFLKELRKIALTPDAIARAVLYAVSQPDDVDINEVIVRPTASAF
- a CDS encoding glucosamine-6-phosphate deaminase encodes the protein MLTATNFFRVDDLLVQIYNSEVEMAEDVAEIAQKHLQQVLKQQDIAAVLLATGNSQLKFLDALIALGGVDWSRIILFHLDEYLGITADHSASFRRYMRERVEKRVAPKEFHYIEGDTLQPVNECDRYTKLLQAQPIDLCCLGIGENGHLAFNDPAVANFQDPYSVKLVKLDTVNRQQQVSTGQFPNLETVPQYAFTVTISAICSAKKIICLAPEKRKANVVKEMLQGAITTDCPASILRQQSQATLFLDVNSASLLS
- a CDS encoding HAD family hydrolase codes for the protein MLAAILFDLDGTIVNTDPIHYRAWREMLLNYSLEIDETFYKSRISGRLNPEIVKDILPQLSTTEGQKFADEKEALFRKLASNLKPLNGFSELLAWTETHELKRALVTNAPRLNAEFMLEVLGIKEAFHTVVVADDCVAGKPDPAPYQVALNKLAISAEEAIALEDSPSGIRAAVSADIRTIGIASTHDPQFLQEVGAFMAIPDFTDLQLWTLLNSLIEPDLSAIASNL
- a CDS encoding PadR family transcriptional regulator, with the translated sequence MFRHFRSRFGTPAWAGVNEDDFLLVRSWFGHGRHHGRDRDKHFGNEMFGRGWGDEHRTRRGDIKFILLELLSEHPSHGYDLIKEMETRYGGFRRLSPGSVYPTLQLLEEGGYLKSAQEGGKRIYTITDEGRKLLAERAQQETSDTPWDTVKSFVTGKPQEFIELRNAATELAAVVVQVARSGNVERINRVRELLEQVKREIYTILAEK